The following nucleotide sequence is from Flavobacteriales bacterium.
TAGTACTCATTTCTTTCTAGGCTATCATTAATAGTGACACTTAGCACATTCTAATCCGCCAATGTTTTCAACTGTAAATACTTTACCAGGCTCATCCTTATATTTCTCTTTGAGCTCAGCGTGTATTTTCTCATAGTAACCATTGCCTTGCATCTTAACATCTTTTGTTCTGTGACATTCGATACACCATCCCATTGTTAATGGAGACTCTTGTTTCAAGACATCCATTTCCTCTACCGGTCCGTGACATTCTTGACATTTCACTTGACCTACAACAACATGCTGTGAGTGGTTGAAGTAAACAAAATCTGGCAAATTGTGCACCCTCACCCATTCAATAGGCTTTTTATTTTCACCATATTCTGCCGCCATTGGATCTTCAGTAATATCTAGTGCTGCATATATTTTGGCAATTTCTGCAGTCCCAGTAGTTGTACCTTCAGAAACAGCTTTATGACAATTCATACAAACATTAGCCGGAGGAATACCCGCTGTCTTTCCCTTCTCAGCACCAAAGTGACAATACACACACTCAATCTTAAGATCTCCAGCATGAATTTTATGAGAGTAATTAATCGGTTGTTCAGGAGCGTAATCTGTATATACGCCAATATCCATCATTCTATCGAAAGCATCATTTAGACCTCCGAAGATTAAAAGAACCACAACAAGACCAACTAATCTTTTATTTCTTCCTGACCAATCCTTGAAATGAGAACCTACAGATGCTAATCGAGGAGCATCTTTTCCTTGTTTCTCTAAAACAAACCTTTGAAGTTTAGAATTCGCTACATATAAAATCAATCCTAAAGCTGCAAGAGCAAGTAAAATCAAACCGTAAGTCCCAGTGCTAGTACCTTCATCAGTAGAAGCACCTGTTTCTTCAACTTCAACAATTGCTTTCTTTGGAGGAACGTATGCGTTTACAAAAGCAAGGATATCTATAATTTCTTCTTCCGTTACTGCCTGAGATGGCATAACGCTACTATTAAATTCTGCAAATAATTTAACAGCATAAGGGTCTCCACTAGCTATAACCTCTTGTGAATTCTTTACCCATTTAATAATCCATTCTTTTGAACGTCTATCCTCAATCCCTTTTAGTCCAGGACCGGTAAACTTTTTATCTGTAGGCAAGTGACAAGATGCACAATTACCTTTAAATACTTTTGCGCCGTTTTCTGCATCGCCTTCATAATCTTGGGCAATACTA
It contains:
- a CDS encoding c-type cytochrome — protein: MNRVVSASFNKVLKSILVLILFLAFGVSISIAQDYEGDAENGAKVFKGNCASCHLPTDKKFTGPGLKGIEDRRSKEWIIKWVKNSQEVIASGDPYAVKLFAEFNSSVMPSQAVTEEEIIDILAFVNAYVPPKKAIVEVEETGASTDEGTSTGTYGLILLALAALGLILYVANSKLQRFVLEKQGKDAPRLASVGSHFKDWSGRNKRLVGLVVVLLIFGGLNDAFDRMMDIGVYTDYAPEQPINYSHKIHAGDLKIECVYCHFGAEKGKTAGIPPANVCMNCHKAVSEGTTTGTAEIAKIYAALDITEDPMAAEYGENKKPIEWVRVHNLPDFVYFNHSQHVVVGQVKCQECHGPVEEMDVLKQESPLTMGWCIECHRTKDVKMQGNGYYEKIHAELKEKYKDEPGKVFTVENIGGLECAKCHY